The following is a genomic window from Deinococcus ruber.
CGCCAGCCCCACCGGCACTTGCAGACTCACCGCGAGTTCTCGGGCTCCTTGAAGCGAGAGCTTGAGAAACACCGTGCCTTGCTGCGTGGCCTCGATCCGGTCGGAGAAGCGGCTGTACAGCAGTTCTAGAAATTCGCGCCACGCGGTCACCAGCACCGGGCCGCTCAGCACCTCCACGTGTAGCTCTGGGCAGCGACTCAGGGCCGCGCTCTCCCGCATCCCAACGGCGACGCCTGCGTCGGCAGCGAGGGCATTGACGTGCTCGATGCGGCGACTGCCCTCCCCCAGCACCGCCACCGGCAGACCCGGATGTCGTCGAGCAACGACTTCCCGTGCCCACGGTGTCAACGACACACAGGCGATCAGAGACGAGGACATTACTCGGGCCTCGGCAGCTCACTCAGTCGGCTGACACGAGGCCGGGGCAGGCCGATCACCCCCAGCATGCGGCCCTGCACCTGCACCTCCTCCGCCGGATACACCATGCGCGAGAACAGTGGGTTCTCGCTCAGCAGCGTCACCTCATCCTCAAAGTGATAGAGGCGCTTGAGGGTCGCGGCCTGTTCGCCAGGAATCAGCACCACCGCGACTTCGCCGTCGAGCACCTCGCTCGTCGGGCGGACCAGGACATAATCGCCCGGCATCACCCCGATGCCGATCATGCTCTCCCCACGGACTTCGAGCAGGTAATCCCCTTCACGGTGCCCCAGCAACTCTTCCAGATGGCGCACGGCCCGGCCGGGCGTCTGCTCGGCATGACCGGGCGGCCCAGCAGCAATCTCACCGTAGACCGGAATGCCGACGCGGATGGCCGCACGACCCTCATCGGTCAGTCCGAGATCGCCATGTTTGCCCGTGGCCCGAGTAATCAGCGCCAGCGTTCGCAGGGCATCCAGATGCACCTGGATGCGCGGTCGACTCACCCCCAGTTCGGCAGCGAGGGCAGCGATACTCACGCTGCCCTGCGTCAGGGAGAGGCGGTGCAGGGCAGTGAGGAGTTCCAGGCGACGAGGGGTGAGACCGGGTGGCATGGCTCAGGCCTCCGAGGGATCGAAGTCCGCCAGCGTTTCGCCGATCAGTTCCCCGATGATGGCCTTGACCTCTTCGGCAGGTTTGAGGCCGACCAGCTCGATCGCCGGCGCGTGGGCTTCCCGGAAGACGATGGTGGCGTCTGGGTAGCGTTGTTCGAGTTCGGCGGTGAGGGGGCCTTCAAGGAAGGCAATGGAGCGCTCGGCAGGAATGCCGGGGATGATCTTGACATTCTGACCGCTGCCAGTGGTTCGGGGGCGGTCGCCGGCGATCGTGATGGACTGTCCGCTGCTCACGGGGCACCTCCACCTCGACTGTACACCGACCCCGTAACAAATGTAAACGGGCCGAATTGAAACGGTCTTCACCGTTCAAACGGGACAGGTCAGACAGGCAGCACCATCAGCAGACCCGGCTGCCAGCTGGCCGCCGCGACCCGGCGCGCTTGGGCAGGTGACCCACGCAACCACGTCGGAAGATCTTTGGACAGCAGCAGCACCGGAGCACGGTCATGCACCGCCTCCAGGTCCGCAGGCGCAGGCCGAGTGACGATGGTGCAGCTTTCCGTGCCATCCTCAGCGCGATTCCATAGGCCCGCTGCCAGCAGTGGCAGGCCGTCTGGACGGGCAATCCGCACCTTGGTCTTCTTCCCATCCCGCAGCGGCCACTCAAAGAACGACGACAGGGCGACAACGCCTCTACGGGTGCGGAAGGGCTGCGCGAACGCCCGGCTGCTGTCCAACGTCTCGAGGCGGGCGTTGAACATCGCATATTTCTTCGCCTCCGCGTCCGTCATTCCCTCCGGAATCAGCCCCCAACGAGCCAGCGGCGCTTCATACCCATCCCCGCTGGGCCGCACAATCCGCAGTTGATCGGTCGGCCGGATCTCCGTCCGCTCTAGCGCCTGCCAACCCAACGGCCCGAACAAGCTCGTCAGGGCCGCTACAGCGTTCGGCGTGAACAGGTCTTCTGCGCGGCCACACATCAGCCCGTTCCTGATGAAGACGGACGGACAGCCGCTCGGGAAGGCGCACACATAGCTTGCGTTCGATGCGGCCGAGCGGCGTTCATGCGCGAAGCAGCAGCTCGAGGAATGTCTGGTGTTGCCACTGCAATTCCTCTGGCACTTGCTTTTGCGTCAGGGTACTGGCAAAGGTCTCCGCGAAGTAGAACGGCTCGCTCGCTAACGCCTGCCGACTCACCGCCACCCCTTCCTGCCGCGCTGCCTGATACGCCCCCATCACCCCGTCCGCCACCGTCCACGCTCCCAACGCGCGCAACCGCCGATACACGTGGGCGCCAATCTTGTGGGGCAGCGCGACCCATAGCGCCTCCAGCGCCACGTCCTGCCGCTGCGCCACAAAGCCGCTGTCTGGATTCCCGTACTGTTTCCCGGCCTCGATCCGCATCGCCAGCCGCACCTCCCCCAGGCGCTCGTCCCGCTTCGGATCGACCGCAAACTCCAGACGCTGCAATGGATACAGCAGCAATAACCGGTGGATCTCCGGATGCACCTCGCACGCTAGCAGCTGATCCGCCATCGTCAGCTCCGCTCTTTTCAGCTCAGACGCGCGGTCGATCTTCCGCACATGCAGCCCGGACCCCAGCGTGCTGGAGACCGTCGTGAGGGACCGCACATCAGACGTGTCGGGTGCGGCAGTGGATGCAGCCTTCGCCATGCCCCAATTTAGCACAGGACAGAATGCGAACCAGTACGCTGTCACACAGCAGAGAACCTCTACCATACAGCTATGATCCGCGAACAGCTCCTGCAGCCCACCGCCGTCGAGCTGGCCGCCTTCCTCACCCGCCACACCCGCACCTGCGACTGCCTCCTCCAAGTCGCCGGGCAGGCTGAAGTCACCTACCAGGGCCGCGCGGCCAGTACCGCCGATGCCGGCACCTACCTGCTGATCCTCAAATGCGACGGCAGCCTGCAGATTCACCATCCCAAGGGCATCAAACCGATGAACTGGCAGCCCAAAACCGACCGGATCACCGCCACCCTCGAAGACGGGATGTGCGTCCTCACCGCCAGCCGCACCAGCCCCGCCGAGACGGTCCGGGTGCTGATGCTGGACATCCAACTCGCCCAGGCACTCGAAATTCAAGAGGAAGTCGGCTTCGTCATTGCGGGCACTGAAGCCCAGATGCAGGCCACGCTCGCCCGCCATCCTGAATTGATTGAGCCTGGCCTCACGGTGCTGGACCGCGAACTGATGAGCAGCGTCGGCGACATCGACCTGTACGCCAAAGACGCCCAGGGCCGCTACGTCGTGGTCGAGCTCAAACGCGCCAAAGCCACTCATGACGCCGTGCACCAACTGTCCCGCTATGTGGACGCCGTCCGAGCCAAGCTGCCCAAGCGAGCGAAGGTGCGCGGCATCCTCGCGGCCCCCAGCATCACCACCCCCGCCGCTTTGACGCTCGAAGGCCTGAAGCTGGAGTTCAAAGAGATCCACGCCCTGCCGAGCACGCAGGAAACCGCGGCCCAGGGCGGGCTGTTCTGATATTCTGTTCAGCACAAAATCACCTTGGGAGGGGAACATGACCACCGCACGTCACGCCACATCGTCACAGACTCCAGCGCGGCAAGCGCCCCTGCTGTCCCGGCCGATCCCGTCCCACTTCACCGATCAGCAGATCGCCTTCCTGGAGGCGGTGCGCGACACCACCGGTCATTTGATGCTGCGGGCCACGGCTGGCAGCGGCAAAACCACCACCCTCACTGAAGCGGCGTGGCACCTCAATCCCCGGCAGACCGCGTGGTACTTCGCGTACAACAAACACTCCGTTGACGGCATCAGTCCCCGCCTGCCTCGGCACGTCAAAGCCGCCACGCCGCACGCGTATGGCCGCCGCATCCTGTGCCGGACCCGTCAGGACTGGCAACTTGCCGTCGATGAGCACAAGACTGAACGCCTCGCCCGCACCCTCTACGCCGAACTGGGCGAACGCGCTGATTACCGCCGTCTCCGC
Proteins encoded in this region:
- a CDS encoding Y-family DNA polymerase, producing the protein MSSSLIACVSLTPWAREVVARRHPGLPVAVLGEGSRRIEHVNALAADAGVAVGMRESAALSRCPELHVEVLSGPVLVTAWREFLELLYSRFSDRIEATQQGTVFLKLSLQGARELAVSLQVPVGLA
- a CDS encoding LexA family protein; amino-acid sequence: MPPGLTPRRLELLTALHRLSLTQGSVSIAALAAELGVSRPRIQVHLDALRTLALITRATGKHGDLGLTDEGRAAIRVGIPVYGEIAAGPPGHAEQTPGRAVRHLEELLGHREGDYLLEVRGESMIGIGVMPGDYVLVRPTSEVLDGEVAVVLIPGEQAATLKRLYHFEDEVTLLSENPLFSRMVYPAEEVQVQGRMLGVIGLPRPRVSRLSELPRPE
- a CDS encoding SOS response-associated peptidase → MCGRAEDLFTPNAVAALTSLFGPLGWQALERTEIRPTDQLRIVRPSGDGYEAPLARWGLIPEGMTDAEAKKYAMFNARLETLDSSRAFAQPFRTRRGVVALSSFFEWPLRDGKKTKVRIARPDGLPLLAAGLWNRAEDGTESCTIVTRPAPADLEAVHDRAPVLLLSKDLPTWLRGSPAQARRVAAASWQPGLLMVLPV
- the nucS gene encoding endonuclease NucS, with the protein product MIREQLLQPTAVELAAFLTRHTRTCDCLLQVAGQAEVTYQGRAASTADAGTYLLILKCDGSLQIHHPKGIKPMNWQPKTDRITATLEDGMCVLTASRTSPAETVRVLMLDIQLAQALEIQEEVGFVIAGTEAQMQATLARHPELIEPGLTVLDRELMSSVGDIDLYAKDAQGRYVVVELKRAKATHDAVHQLSRYVDAVRAKLPKRAKVRGILAAPSITTPAALTLEGLKLEFKEIHALPSTQETAAQGGLF